The Bacteroidales bacterium genomic sequence AGGTTATGAACAATATTCTGGGTGGAGGGGTATTTTCCGGTTATCTGATGCAGAACCTGAGGGAAGACAAAGGCTATACCTATGGCGCCCGTTCTAACATATCTAAAGATACGGATGTAGGATACTTCAGGGCGAATGCTGAAGTGGGTACCGAAGTAACCGATAGTGCTGTTCATGAGTTTCTGCACGAGATGGAAAGGATACGCAATGAAAAAGCAGATCCTGAACATTTGGATCTGGTCAAGAATGTGATCACCGGGCAGTTTGCCAGATCGCTGGAAGATGCGCAAACCATAGCCAGATTTGCCCTCAATACCAAACGTTACGATCTTCCCGGGGATTATTATGCCAATTACCTGAAAAATGTTGAGAAAGTAACGGCAGATGAAGTGCAGCAGGTAGCACAAAAATATATCCTCCCGGATGAATCCATAATCGTAGTGGTAGGAGATAAAGAAAAGGTATCGGAGAAGCTCGGGCGTTTCGATGCCGATGAACAGGTTGAAATGTATGATCATACAGGCGAACCCATAGAGGCTGCTGCACCTTTACCTGAAGACCTTACTCCGGAGAAGGTAGTAGAGGAATATATTGAAGCGATAGGTGGACGGAAGAAGATCAATAATATCAAGGACCTTCAGCAAACCGGATCTATTTCTATGAATGGCCGAACCCTCACCATTAAAACTTATCGCGAAGCTCCTGATAAATATGCCAATGTCACTGAGATGAACGGCCAGGTGATGCAAAAACAGGTTTATAACGGAGAAGAAGGTAAAATGACCGGAATGGGACAGGAGAGGCAAATAAAGGGAGATCAGTTAAAAAATCTCAGGTATGAAGCCAGGATGTTCAAATTTTTAAATTACAACGAACTTGATGTCGAACTTGAGCTAAAAGGCATTGAGTCAGTTGAGGGTGAAAAGGCATATCAGATCAGGGTAACCAATCCTGCAGGACAAGTTCATTATGATTACTATTCAATAGATACCGGCCTGAAGATACAAACAAAATCAACTCAGCAAACACAGCAGGGAGAAGTTACCACCATTCAAAAATTTTCCGATTATAAAACGGTGAATGGTGTCAAGTTTCCTTATACGATTGAAATTTCAGGGATGAGAAGCATGACGCTTCAGATAGACGATTATAAAATCAACGAAGGAATTGATTCTTCGGTATTTGACTTATAGAATATAAAAGAGGCGCTCCGCAGCGGGTGCCTCTTTTTGTGACTCAGGGAGGACTCGAACCCCCAACAACCAGATCCGAAGTCTGGTGTTCTATCCAATTGAACTACTGAGCCGAAGAATTGCAAATATACAAAATTTTTTTGCCGTACAGGAAAATCAGAGGATTATTCATTCGATTACAATGAATACGATTGTTATCAGCAGAAATGATGTAATTTTGCAGGAAAAATATCCCTTATGGAAAATAAAGAAAGGTTCATCCGCGCCGTTGACGGAAATAAACTTTATGTTAGAACCTGGAAGTCCACCGGAACCACCACCGCACACCTGTTTCTCATTCATGGTTTCAGTGAGCACTCAGGAAGGTATGAAGCATGGATTAAGAGATTCATCGAAAACAACATTACGGTATCAACAATGGATCTGAGAGGGCATGGCCGTTCAAGCGGAAGAAGAGGTCATACCCCAACGTTCAATCATTTGCTCGACGATATTGAAACGCTGATTAAGCATGAGGGCCTGGAAAATGATATACCACGGTTCCTTTACGGACAAAGCCTTGGAGGAAGTCTGGTGCTGAATTATGGCCTTAGGCGATCAGCCAGGGTTAGAGGCATTATAGCCACATCACCGTGGCTCAGGCTTTCGACCGAACCCGGGGCTATCAGACTTTTTTTTGCCAGGGGATTGAAGATTATCGCTCCCACTCTCATAAGGAATTCCAAATTGGATATCAACTATCTTTCCCATGATCGGGGAATTATTGAACAATATGAGTCCGATCCGTTAATACACAGGCAAATTACTCCCAGCTTGTTTTTCAGTGCCAGGAAGGAAGGAAAGCGAGTCATTAAAGAGATTGATCAGATGAACTTACCCGTGCTATTGATGCACGGGACAGGTGATAAGATTACTTCATTCAAAGCCAGTGAGGAGCTGGTAAAGAATGCCGGAAAAGCCGGGGTGGATATTCGTTTTGTGCCCTGGGATGGCCTTTATCACGAAATTCATCACGAATTTCAAAAGGATGAAGTATTTGAGGCCATCATTGACTGGATGCATGAAAAAAGCAAACAATAGTTTTATTATGAGACTTTTTAGAACACCAGTGGAGATACCCGAATCGGAGTTCAATTTGAACTATAAAAAGAATACGATGATGGTGGGGTCGTGTTTTACGGAATACATAGGAGCAAAGTTTAGCCGGTATAAATTTCCAACATGCATTAATCCGTTCGGTGTGCTTTATAATCCGGAGTCTGTAAAAAATGCACTGGATATTTTGATGAATGAAAAGTATTTTGAGGAAAAAGACCTGGATCAATACAATGGGCGTTGGCTGAGTTTTTGGCATGATACCACCTTTTCAGGATATGACAGGGATAAAGTACTCCGGGACATCAACACCGGTATTCATAAGGGAAATGCATGGCTGGCAAATACCCATCTGCTGGTCATCACTTTTGGTACCGCACGGGTGTATTTTCACAAAAAGAAAAATCAAATCGTATCCAATTGTCATAAATTACCAGCTAAAGCATTTAAGAGGTACCTGCTTGACATACCAGGCATTGTGGGAAGCTACATGGAACTGATCAAAGAGCTTAAGCAATTCAATAATAACCTCCACATTGTATTTACAATAAGTCCGGTGAGACACTGGAAAGAGGGTGCGGCAGGCAACCAGCAAAATAAAGCTGTCCTGATTCTTGCCATACAAAAGCTTATCGAAGAATTTTCCGAACTGGAATATTTCCCTTCCTATGAGATCCTGATGGATGAATTGAGGGATTATCGTTTTTATGCAAAAGATATGATTCATCCGGGTGATACGGCGATTGATTACATATGGGAACGCTTTTGCGATACCTATGTCAAAAAATCCACCCGGAAGTTAATGGAC encodes the following:
- a CDS encoding lysophospholipase, with amino-acid sequence MENKERFIRAVDGNKLYVRTWKSTGTTTAHLFLIHGFSEHSGRYEAWIKRFIENNITVSTMDLRGHGRSSGRRGHTPTFNHLLDDIETLIKHEGLENDIPRFLYGQSLGGSLVLNYGLRRSARVRGIIATSPWLRLSTEPGAIRLFFARGLKIIAPTLIRNSKLDINYLSHDRGIIEQYESDPLIHRQITPSLFFSARKEGKRVIKEIDQMNLPVLLMHGTGDKITSFKASEELVKNAGKAGVDIRFVPWDGLYHEIHHEFQKDEVFEAIIDWMHEKSKQ
- a CDS encoding GSCFA domain-containing protein, with translation MRLFRTPVEIPESEFNLNYKKNTMMVGSCFTEYIGAKFSRYKFPTCINPFGVLYNPESVKNALDILMNEKYFEEKDLDQYNGRWLSFWHDTTFSGYDRDKVLRDINTGIHKGNAWLANTHLLVITFGTARVYFHKKKNQIVSNCHKLPAKAFKRYLLDIPGIVGSYMELIKELKQFNNNLHIVFTISPVRHWKEGAAGNQQNKAVLILAIQKLIEEFSELEYFPSYEILMDELRDYRFYAKDMIHPGDTAIDYIWERFCDTYVKKSTRKLMDKVEAIVKARNHRPFHPQSLEYHDFLKKQIEKTEQFLDKYPHIDLRTELDYFISQLEGIEG
- a CDS encoding insulinase family protein; amino-acid sequence: MDSNRTIFLYTLLLFVWVVSSAQAQVDRSEPPKAGPAPEIRFSEPTTFTLDNGLEVIVAENHDMPLVSFQLTIDADPVREGDAAGYVGAAGSLLRNGTSRHEKAEIDEAVDFIGATLNTYKNGIYASCLNKNSEELLEIMSEVVTSPTYPTEEVEKYKKNTISNLTSSETNASFIANRVSRKLRNGRHPYGEVETKATVKNITREDCKNYYNKYYKPNISYLVMVGDITPDEAKSYAKKYFGSWGKEEVPNHNYDFPERTEGTKVAMVDKEDAVQSVISVTYPLKLKVGDEDAIKTQVMNNILGGGVFSGYLMQNLREDKGYTYGARSNISKDTDVGYFRANAEVGTEVTDSAVHEFLHEMERIRNEKADPEHLDLVKNVITGQFARSLEDAQTIARFALNTKRYDLPGDYYANYLKNVEKVTADEVQQVAQKYILPDESIIVVVGDKEKVSEKLGRFDADEQVEMYDHTGEPIEAAAPLPEDLTPEKVVEEYIEAIGGRKKINNIKDLQQTGSISMNGRTLTIKTYREAPDKYANVTEMNGQVMQKQVYNGEEGKMTGMGQERQIKGDQLKNLRYEARMFKFLNYNELDVELELKGIESVEGEKAYQIRVTNPAGQVHYDYYSIDTGLKIQTKSTQQTQQGEVTTIQKFSDYKTVNGVKFPYTIEISGMRSMTLQIDDYKINEGIDSSVFDL